In a genomic window of Cyanobacteriota bacterium:
- a CDS encoding aspartate ammonia-lyase: MTHPYRLEKDSMGERQLPDSAYYGIQTLRAMENFPISGLRALPTYIDACVLIKKAAAIANGELGCIPAELSAAIVQAADEVLAGKLRDQFVVDVYQAGAGTSHHMNVNEVLANRGLELLGDQKGNYQRLSPNDHVNYGQSTNDVIPTAIRIGGLLALERSLFPALSQAIASLDTKAQEFSHVVRSGRTHLQDAVPVRLGATFRAWAQILTEHMIRIETASGDLTLLGIGGSAVGTGLNTHPQYRFRVCEILSQLIDHPLRPAPHLMAAMQSMAPFVNVSGSLRNLAQDLAKISHDLRLLDSGPKTGFKEIQLPPVQPGSSIMPGKYNPVMAEMTSMVCFQVMGYDTAIAVAAQAGQLELNVMMPLIAYNLIHSIELLGNTLAALTERCLKGITANVDRCRAYAEGSLALVTALNTHIGYLNAAAIAKESLETGKSLRQLVLEKGLMTETTLADVLNLEQMSQMPQDDPKLEH; the protein is encoded by the coding sequence ATGACCCATCCCTACCGACTGGAAAAAGACTCTATGGGAGAGCGCCAACTCCCGGACAGTGCCTATTACGGCATCCAAACTCTGAGGGCAATGGAAAATTTTCCTATCAGTGGCCTGAGAGCGCTGCCTACTTACATTGATGCCTGTGTGCTGATTAAAAAGGCAGCCGCGATTGCCAATGGTGAGTTAGGGTGCATTCCGGCTGAGCTGAGTGCCGCGATCGTCCAAGCCGCCGATGAGGTGCTAGCAGGTAAGCTGCGAGATCAGTTTGTGGTGGATGTTTACCAGGCAGGAGCGGGTACTTCTCACCATATGAACGTCAATGAGGTGTTGGCGAATCGGGGACTGGAACTGTTGGGCGACCAAAAGGGTAACTACCAACGTCTTAGCCCCAATGACCATGTGAATTATGGACAGTCAACCAATGACGTGATTCCCACCGCCATTCGGATTGGTGGCTTGTTAGCCCTAGAACGAAGCCTATTTCCCGCCCTGTCGCAGGCGATCGCCAGCTTGGATACCAAAGCTCAAGAGTTTAGCCACGTCGTGCGATCGGGCAGAACCCACCTGCAAGATGCTGTTCCTGTGCGTCTAGGTGCAACCTTCCGAGCTTGGGCGCAGATCTTAACGGAACATATGATTCGCATTGAGACTGCCTCTGGAGATCTCACCTTGCTGGGCATTGGTGGCAGTGCAGTTGGTACCGGACTTAATACCCATCCCCAGTATCGCTTCCGAGTCTGCGAGATTTTGTCGCAGTTAATTGATCATCCCCTGCGTCCAGCCCCCCACCTGATGGCCGCCATGCAGAGTATGGCTCCCTTTGTGAACGTGTCTGGAAGCCTGCGTAACCTGGCTCAGGACTTGGCCAAAATTTCCCATGACTTGCGCCTGCTAGACTCAGGCCCCAAAACTGGCTTCAAGGAGATTCAACTGCCGCCCGTGCAACCTGGATCCTCAATCATGCCAGGGAAATATAATCCCGTGATGGCGGAAATGACCTCAATGGTGTGTTTCCAGGTGATGGGCTATGACACAGCGATCGCCGTTGCCGCCCAAGCCGGACAACTAGAACTGAACGTGATGATGCCGCTGATTGCCTATAACCTCATCCACAGCATCGAGTTATTGGGCAACACCTTGGCAGCCCTAACGGAGCGTTGTCTCAAGGGAATTACTGCTAACGTTGATCGCTGTCGCGCCTATGCTGAGGGTAGCCTAGCGTTAGTTACTGCCCTAAACACCCACATTGGCTACTTGAATGCTGCGGCGATCGCCAAAGAATCTCTAGAAACAGGCAAATCGTTGCGACAACTGGTGCTAGAAAAGGGCCTAATGACAGAAACTACCCTAGCCGATGTGCTGAATCTGGAACAAATGAGCCAAATGCCTCAGGACGATCCCAAGCTAGAGCACTAG